In the genome of Hymenobacter taeanensis, one region contains:
- a CDS encoding nucleoside deaminase, producing MTLSLYSDEQYMREALKQARYAFEEEEIPIGAVVVMDRQIIARAYNQTEKLRDVTAHAEMLALTSAANHLGNKYLQECTLYVTVEPCVMCAGATAWAQVKRVVYGASEPKFGFRRHGNLLHPKSELVTGILADESGALMQDFFARKRR from the coding sequence GAGAGGCGCTCAAGCAGGCCCGGTATGCGTTCGAGGAGGAAGAAATTCCCATTGGTGCCGTAGTCGTGATGGACCGGCAAATCATTGCGCGGGCTTACAACCAAACGGAGAAGCTGCGCGACGTAACGGCTCACGCCGAAATGCTGGCTCTCACCTCTGCTGCCAACCATCTCGGCAACAAATACCTGCAAGAGTGCACGCTTTACGTTACGGTAGAGCCCTGCGTGATGTGCGCGGGCGCTACTGCCTGGGCTCAAGTGAAGCGCGTAGTGTATGGCGCCTCCGAGCCCAAGTTTGGCTTCCGCCGCCACGGCAACCTGCTGCACCCCAAATCAGAACTGGTTACGGGTATTCTGGCCGATGAGAGTGGAGCGCTCATGCAAGATTTCTTTGCCCGGAAGCGGAGGTAA